Proteins encoded by one window of Synechococcus sp. MVIR-18-1:
- a CDS encoding MBL fold metallo-hydrolase: MTMTSALESGRPPQQILNNLWLFPPNRDCRGGSSWWLDVDPEPVLIDCPPLTEATLQALHDLASDRPARILLTSREGHGRLRRLQERLGWPVLVQEQEAYLLPGVQPLETFVDSHITTSGLRLLWTPGPTPGSCVVHAPAPLDVLFCGRLLIPVQENQLAPLRHRRTFHWPRQLISLQRLRDWIPPESSPALASGAGLGALRGGRLAPFDHWSLDQSDLISQD; encoded by the coding sequence ATGACGATGACCTCGGCTTTGGAGTCAGGCCGACCACCTCAGCAAATCTTGAACAACCTTTGGTTGTTTCCTCCCAATCGAGACTGTCGCGGCGGGTCGTCTTGGTGGCTCGATGTGGATCCAGAACCCGTTCTGATCGATTGCCCGCCGCTGACCGAGGCCACCCTTCAAGCCCTGCATGACCTGGCTTCTGATCGTCCAGCGCGGATTCTTTTGACGAGTCGAGAGGGGCATGGACGCCTTCGTCGTTTGCAAGAAAGATTGGGATGGCCTGTGTTGGTTCAGGAGCAAGAGGCTTACTTGTTGCCAGGCGTTCAACCCCTTGAGACTTTTGTTGATTCCCACATCACAACCTCCGGTTTAAGGCTGCTTTGGACGCCAGGACCGACACCAGGAAGCTGTGTTGTGCACGCTCCAGCCCCTCTGGATGTGCTGTTTTGCGGACGATTGTTAATTCCGGTTCAGGAAAATCAGCTGGCTCCTCTGCGTCATCGACGCACGTTTCATTGGCCGAGACAGCTGATCAGTCTTCAGCGACTGCGCGACTGGATTCCTCCAGAATCCAGTCCAGCACTTGCTTCTGGAGCAGGGCTTGGGGCTCTGCGAGGTGGGCGTTTAGCTCCTTTTGATCATTGGAGTCTTGATCAATCAGACCTGATTTCTCAAGACTGA
- the gluQRS gene encoding tRNA glutamyl-Q(34) synthetase GluQRS, whose protein sequence is MAIQLPDHLSQVLQNGQRLRQQCYRGRFAPTPSGPLHLGNVRTALLSWLRARLSNGQWLLRVDDLDTPRIRPGAIESVLQDLRWLGLNWDGPLVLQSRRRGLYGSFLSTFRRQGYLYPCRCSRRELGGAAIYPGTCSRLDQGWGLRDARLPAWRLRVAEPFDTVVGDVVLRRADGVIAYHLATSIDELALGINEVMRGEDLVSVCAAQRAVITSLGMTSPRYGHVPLLLDASGQKLSKRDHATGLSSLRDRGEAAAQVIGQLAASLGLVSPACAISAEELLEELRVREDKLTSFIVGADSSGKVRDYS, encoded by the coding sequence ATGGCTATTCAGCTGCCCGATCATCTAAGTCAAGTCCTGCAAAACGGCCAGAGACTTCGCCAACAGTGCTATCGGGGCCGCTTTGCACCGACTCCCTCCGGTCCACTGCATCTCGGCAATGTGAGGACGGCCCTGCTGTCTTGGTTGCGTGCCCGACTCAGCAATGGGCAATGGCTATTGCGGGTCGATGATCTTGATACCCCAAGGATTCGTCCTGGAGCCATTGAGTCTGTGCTGCAAGATCTTCGCTGGCTAGGACTCAACTGGGATGGCCCCCTCGTCCTGCAGAGCAGACGACGGGGACTATATGGATCCTTCCTCTCAACCTTTCGGAGGCAGGGTTATCTCTATCCCTGTCGCTGCAGTCGCCGTGAGCTTGGTGGTGCAGCCATTTATCCGGGAACATGCAGCCGGCTTGATCAAGGCTGGGGCTTGAGGGATGCGCGATTACCGGCCTGGAGACTGCGCGTTGCTGAGCCTTTCGACACAGTGGTTGGAGATGTCGTTCTTCGTCGCGCTGATGGAGTGATCGCTTATCACTTGGCAACGTCCATAGACGAATTGGCGTTGGGCATCAACGAGGTGATGCGAGGGGAAGATCTGGTGTCGGTCTGCGCTGCCCAAAGGGCTGTTATTACGTCGTTGGGGATGACCTCTCCGCGCTATGGGCATGTGCCGTTGCTCCTTGATGCCTCCGGCCAAAAACTGTCAAAACGCGATCATGCGACAGGTCTGAGCTCGCTGCGTGATCGTGGAGAAGCGGCCGCACAAGTGATTGGCCAATTGGCCGCATCTCTTGGTCTGGTGTCTCCCGCTTGTGCGATTTCAGCTGAAGAATTGCTGGAGGAGCTGAGAGTGCGTGAGGACAAGCTCACGTCATTCATTGTTGGGGCTGATTCTTCAGGAAAAGTTCGGGATTACAGCTGA
- a CDS encoding DUF3288 family protein, with protein MAEEIQQTHPLYASDRDILDSLLGFEGAPGPDQLTSAARLATRYGEFPGADDIKTDLGKVVAGWGLTRDTLNTQCREIWESGWRPGQSLSEEVGSGSDVSDSEAP; from the coding sequence ATGGCAGAAGAGATTCAGCAAACCCATCCGCTCTATGCGTCTGATCGGGACATTTTGGATTCCTTGCTTGGTTTTGAGGGCGCTCCAGGCCCCGATCAGCTCACCTCCGCAGCAAGACTTGCCACGCGTTACGGAGAGTTCCCTGGAGCTGATGACATCAAGACAGACTTAGGGAAAGTTGTTGCTGGCTGGGGCTTAACGCGGGACACCCTCAATACTCAATGCAGGGAGATCTGGGAAAGCGGTTGGCGTCCAGGTCAAAGCCTCAGTGAGGAAGTTGGCTCTGGGTCCGATGTGAGCGATTCGGAAGCCCCTTAG
- a CDS encoding ABC transporter permease encodes MKSPRWLNRLGSSLLIGGQAVSATTKGRINTIDLLDQLQEAGPGSFLIVIITALAAGTVFNIQITAELNSMGAGSTVGGVLAIGLAREIAPLLTATLLTGKVATAYAAQLGTMKVTEQIDAITMLRTDPVEYLVVPRLIAMVVMAPVQCLLFFGVAIWSAQISSTNLYSIPPAVFWTAVRTWLAPDDLPFMLIKALVFGLQIGVIACGWGMTTKGGAKEVGTSTTGAVVMILVTVALMDVLLTQILFG; translated from the coding sequence ATGAAGTCCCCTCGCTGGCTGAACCGACTTGGCAGCAGCCTGCTGATCGGTGGACAAGCTGTTTCAGCCACAACCAAAGGCCGCATCAACACCATTGATCTATTGGATCAGCTCCAGGAAGCAGGACCTGGAAGCTTTTTGATCGTGATCATCACGGCCTTAGCGGCAGGCACCGTGTTCAACATTCAAATCACAGCGGAGCTCAACAGCATGGGCGCCGGATCCACCGTGGGGGGTGTTCTCGCCATTGGCCTAGCCAGGGAGATTGCTCCCCTGCTCACCGCCACGCTGCTGACTGGAAAAGTGGCAACTGCCTATGCCGCCCAACTAGGAACGATGAAGGTCACCGAGCAGATCGATGCCATCACGATGCTGCGCACCGATCCTGTGGAGTACTTGGTGGTGCCGCGCCTCATCGCCATGGTGGTGATGGCACCGGTGCAATGCCTCCTGTTTTTTGGGGTTGCGATCTGGAGCGCTCAAATCAGCAGCACCAACCTTTACAGCATTCCTCCAGCCGTGTTTTGGACAGCCGTCAGGACCTGGCTAGCCCCTGATGACCTGCCCTTCATGCTGATCAAAGCGCTGGTCTTTGGTCTTCAAATTGGCGTCATCGCCTGCGGATGGGGCATGACCACCAAGGGCGGCGCCAAAGAGGTTGGCACCAGCACCACTGGAGCTGTGGTCATGATTCTTGTCACCGTGGCGCTGATGGATGTCCTGCTCACCCAGATTTTGTTCGGCTGA
- a CDS encoding HU family DNA-binding protein, with protein sequence MNKADLVNLVAARTELTKTDVSLVVDAAIDTIIDSVVEGKKVSILGFGSFEPRERSARQGLNPKTGEKIKIPAKRVPAFTAGKMFKDRVQG encoded by the coding sequence ATGAACAAAGCTGACCTCGTCAACCTGGTTGCTGCTCGCACCGAACTCACCAAAACGGACGTCTCCCTCGTCGTTGACGCCGCTATCGACACCATCATTGATTCCGTTGTCGAAGGGAAAAAAGTTTCAATCCTTGGTTTTGGTTCCTTTGAACCACGCGAGCGTTCTGCTCGTCAGGGCCTGAACCCTAAAACTGGTGAAAAAATCAAAATCCCTGCCAAGCGTGTACCCGCATTTACTGCTGGCAAAATGTTCAAAGACCGTGTCCAGGGCTAG
- a CDS encoding MFS transporter → MLAYGLGDAGTGLAATTLGFYLFPFFTSAAGLPAFIAGSLLTVIKLWDAINDPLIGWMSDHTNSRWGPRLPWMFAAALPLGISLAAMWWVPEGSTLQRTAYYVLMAILLMTAYTSVNLPYAALSTELTPDTAIRTRLNAARFTGSIMAGTIGLLIAVFVLREGSGGYLLMGQISGTIAAVATLVCCWGLAPYAKKAQRPSGNKEPLLQQLRRIRSNSRFLMVLGLYLLLWFGLQLMQVVALIWLVQVIHVPAGIATLLLLGFNVAALVGLQVWSVVSNRHGRITALGWGSSIWIAGCLLSTLLNPIPENSGVVALIPVIGLIMLVGLGASTAYLIPWSLLPDAIDADPTRPAGLYTAWMVFGQKLIIGLSMSVFGTLLSLTGYISTKTADGALSSVQQPETALIAIRLCMGFIPAVLVVLGLLLMRRWPDRGAHLHSA, encoded by the coding sequence ATGCTCGCGTATGGGCTCGGAGATGCTGGAACCGGACTAGCCGCCACGACGCTGGGTTTTTACCTGTTTCCCTTCTTCACCTCTGCAGCAGGGTTGCCAGCTTTTATTGCAGGCTCCCTGCTCACCGTGATCAAACTTTGGGATGCCATCAATGATCCCCTGATCGGTTGGATGAGCGATCACACCAACAGTCGATGGGGCCCAAGACTTCCCTGGATGTTTGCAGCAGCGCTGCCGTTAGGCATCAGCCTGGCAGCGATGTGGTGGGTCCCTGAGGGCAGCACGTTGCAACGCACGGCGTATTACGTGCTGATGGCCATCCTGCTAATGACGGCCTACACAAGCGTGAATCTGCCCTACGCGGCGCTTTCCACCGAGCTCACACCGGATACGGCGATTCGCACGCGGCTGAATGCAGCTCGATTTACCGGATCCATCATGGCGGGAACCATCGGGTTGCTCATCGCTGTTTTCGTCTTGCGAGAGGGCAGTGGTGGCTACCTATTGATGGGACAAATCTCAGGAACGATCGCAGCAGTGGCAACCCTGGTTTGCTGCTGGGGTCTGGCCCCCTACGCCAAAAAAGCACAACGCCCCAGTGGCAACAAAGAGCCCTTGCTGCAACAACTGCGGCGCATTCGCTCAAACTCACGATTTCTGATGGTGCTGGGGCTGTATTTGCTGCTGTGGTTTGGCCTCCAGCTGATGCAGGTGGTTGCCTTGATTTGGCTCGTCCAAGTCATCCACGTTCCAGCTGGAATCGCCACGTTGCTCTTGCTTGGCTTCAATGTCGCAGCATTGGTGGGTCTCCAGGTTTGGAGCGTGGTGTCGAACCGACATGGACGCATCACAGCTCTCGGTTGGGGCTCGAGCATCTGGATTGCCGGCTGCCTTCTTTCCACGCTCCTCAACCCGATCCCTGAAAACAGTGGAGTGGTTGCTCTGATCCCTGTGATCGGCTTGATCATGCTTGTGGGATTGGGAGCCTCAACCGCTTATCTCATCCCCTGGTCCCTGCTTCCCGATGCGATCGACGCGGATCCCACCCGCCCAGCGGGCCTCTACACCGCTTGGATGGTGTTTGGGCAAAAATTAATCATTGGCCTCAGCATGAGCGTGTTTGGAACCTTGCTCTCGCTCACTGGATACATCTCCACGAAGACAGCCGATGGCGCCTTGAGTTCTGTCCAACAGCCTGAAACAGCACTGATTGCCATTCGGCTTTGCATGGGCTTCATTCCAGCTGTGTTAGTCGTGCTCGGGCTTCTGTTGATGCGACGCTGGCCTGATCGCGGCGCTCATCTACACAGCGCTTAA
- a CDS encoding phosphotransacetylase family protein, with the protein MGNTLLIGSCEPFSGKSALVLGLARHLLSEGRTVRFGKPLATSLEWTAKGSPLPDPLIDDDVRFVGTTLGLDETRLIPSLHLLSPETADTRLRQGNLDAGTGLEMLLKDLQNDPNSFTMLEAAGSLHEGLMYGLSLVQLAQGLDAPVILVHLWQDSRSVDALLAAQQQLGDRLAGVVLNAVTPDEVEELNQHVVPALQALGLKVFGVMPRSPLLRSVTVGELVRRLDARVICCKERLELLVETLSIGAMNVNSAMEFFRRRRNMAVVTGADRTDIQLAALEASTQCLILTGAGEPLPQLVNRADELEVPLLKVEHDTLATVEVIEQAFGHVRLHETVKATYAFRLVEEHCNLGELFRAIS; encoded by the coding sequence ATGGGCAACACACTGCTGATCGGATCCTGTGAGCCGTTCAGCGGCAAATCCGCTCTCGTACTCGGATTAGCCCGCCATCTTTTGTCTGAAGGACGGACTGTGCGCTTTGGCAAACCACTCGCCACGAGTCTCGAGTGGACGGCCAAAGGCTCTCCTCTGCCTGATCCGCTCATCGATGACGACGTGCGTTTCGTTGGCACAACCCTTGGGCTCGATGAGACCCGCTTGATACCTTCTCTTCATCTGCTCTCTCCAGAAACCGCCGACACCCGCTTGCGGCAGGGGAATTTGGATGCGGGAACAGGACTCGAGATGTTGCTGAAGGATCTTCAAAATGATCCAAACAGCTTCACGATGCTCGAGGCAGCGGGAAGCCTGCATGAAGGCCTGATGTACGGCCTCAGCCTCGTACAACTCGCTCAGGGACTTGATGCCCCTGTGATCCTTGTGCATCTTTGGCAAGACAGCCGCAGTGTTGATGCCCTACTTGCAGCGCAGCAACAGCTCGGCGATCGACTAGCCGGTGTTGTTTTGAATGCGGTGACGCCCGATGAAGTTGAGGAGTTGAACCAACACGTTGTGCCGGCTCTACAGGCACTGGGATTGAAGGTTTTCGGGGTCATGCCCCGATCTCCACTTCTGCGCAGCGTCACCGTTGGAGAGCTGGTGCGACGTCTTGATGCCCGAGTGATTTGTTGCAAAGAACGCCTCGAACTCCTGGTTGAGACCCTGAGTATCGGAGCCATGAATGTGAATTCTGCGATGGAATTCTTCAGGAGGCGGCGCAACATGGCGGTCGTGACCGGAGCCGATCGCACCGACATTCAACTCGCAGCATTGGAGGCCTCAACACAGTGCCTGATCCTCACCGGCGCTGGAGAGCCTCTCCCCCAACTCGTCAATCGTGCCGATGAATTAGAGGTCCCACTTCTGAAGGTTGAACACGACACCCTGGCCACCGTTGAAGTGATCGAACAGGCCTTTGGACACGTGCGTCTCCATGAAACAGTGAAGGCCACCTATGCCTTCCGACTCGTTGAAGAGCATTGCAACCTGGGTGAATTATTTCGTGCGATTAGCTGA
- a CDS encoding MAPEG family protein — MDLIALFTAAPAAPYAWSLVLAGAVVIASIVPLGAARSQADFTMADMDAPRAMFDRLPAWGKRASWAHQNSFESFGLHAPAALLALIAALQTGPLPGIAAVVALIQPILRLIYIGAYVGNIAPLRGLCWASALFCTGILYLEGLKALLQAA; from the coding sequence ATGGATTTAATTGCGTTGTTTACAGCTGCTCCAGCTGCTCCCTACGCCTGGTCCCTTGTGCTGGCTGGTGCTGTTGTGATTGCAAGCATCGTTCCTCTAGGTGCGGCGCGCTCCCAGGCTGACTTCACCATGGCTGACATGGATGCGCCAAGGGCGATGTTTGATCGTCTGCCGGCCTGGGGCAAGCGGGCCAGTTGGGCCCATCAGAACAGTTTTGAATCATTTGGCCTGCATGCTCCCGCTGCGTTATTGGCTTTAATCGCTGCTCTTCAAACCGGACCTTTGCCGGGCATCGCAGCTGTTGTTGCGCTGATTCAACCGATCTTGCGTCTTATTTATATCGGTGCCTATGTCGGCAACATTGCACCCTTGAGAGGTTTGTGTTGGGCTTCGGCGCTCTTTTGCACGGGCATTTTGTACTTAGAAGGTCTGAAGGCCCTCCTTCAAGCGGCTTGA
- a CDS encoding DUF3119 family protein gives MTPSPQTNNVIIRPSPRLPLAIFLLSACLWPLPLSPWPTLVVGLFSVFLLVQTYILKLEFSEDDLVVWRGQEELRRFPFSEWMSWRLFAPWLPGLFYFRETKSIHFLPILFNPKELQEQLERRVGHLQQAKP, from the coding sequence ATGACACCCTCCCCACAGACCAACAACGTGATCATTCGCCCAAGCCCGAGGCTTCCGCTTGCGATTTTTTTACTGAGCGCATGCCTTTGGCCCTTACCGCTCAGTCCCTGGCCAACTCTTGTCGTGGGGTTGTTCAGTGTGTTTCTTCTGGTGCAGACCTACATCCTGAAGCTTGAATTCAGCGAAGACGATCTCGTGGTGTGGCGCGGGCAAGAGGAGTTACGCCGTTTCCCATTCAGTGAGTGGATGTCTTGGCGACTCTTCGCTCCTTGGCTGCCCGGACTGTTTTACTTCCGAGAGACCAAAAGCATTCACTTTCTTCCCATCCTGTTCAATCCAAAGGAACTTCAAGAGCAACTGGAACGTCGTGTGGGGCACCTACAACAAGCCAAGCCTTGA
- a CDS encoding GNAT family N-acetyltransferase, whose translation MRPIQPTDSLLLREIYVDAIQTQACQTYSPEQIKAWANLAWLPGLLDRTFEEGQGWISGVDAAFAIRYPANRLSMLYCRGRSSRQGHGSALLKAIECDAQRMGIKRLQTEASLLSLPMLEQRGWLMIAPEPFTIAGVPFVRFQMEKLLD comes from the coding sequence ATGCGCCCCATCCAACCCACTGACTCCTTGTTGTTGCGCGAGATTTACGTGGACGCCATTCAAACGCAGGCTTGTCAGACCTACAGCCCTGAACAAATAAAAGCTTGGGCAAACCTTGCTTGGCTACCAGGGCTTTTAGATCGCACCTTTGAAGAAGGCCAAGGCTGGATCAGTGGGGTCGATGCTGCATTCGCGATTCGCTATCCCGCCAACCGACTGTCAATGCTGTACTGCCGAGGTCGGTCATCTCGACAGGGGCATGGCTCAGCTCTTCTTAAGGCCATTGAATGCGACGCCCAACGTATGGGAATCAAACGGTTGCAGACAGAGGCCAGTCTCCTCAGCCTGCCCATGCTGGAACAAAGGGGCTGGCTGATGATCGCTCCTGAGCCATTCACGATCGCTGGTGTGCCTTTCGTGCGTTTCCAGATGGAAAAACTATTGGACTGA
- a CDS encoding glycogen-debranching protein, whose translation MSTIHRGSPWPLGSTITPRGVNFSVAAPTANRLELLIFSHAEATAPEQVIELSEQHRSANYWHVEVEGLGAGCCYCYRVFGPIEPGGHGFRPAKVLVDPCARAIDGWDIYQRAAATGASPNSDRCLKSVVCERDPFDFQTHPRPRHSWQETVIYELHIGGFTKRPNSGVSPDRRGTYLGVIEKIPYLKELGVTTIELLPIQAFDPNDAPAGRDNVWGYSPLSWFAPHHEYAVGSDPHSARDQVRDLVAACHDAGIEVLLDVVYNHTTEGNRNGPTLSWRGFADRNYYHQSEAGEYMDVSGCGNSIAANDPLSRQLILESLRCWATELGIDGFRFDLGIALSRGEKLKPLENPPLFEAMEADPQLSELKLVSEPWDCGGLYRLSDFPAKRIGTWNGHFRDALRSFWKGDEGSTWPLGQRFRGSPDLYNGKAASLGSSVNLITAHDGFSLLDLVSFNNKHNLANGENNRDGENHNNSWNHGVEGPSSDRAIAALRRRQQRNLLSTLLLSRGVPMLLMGDEVGRSQGGNNNTWCQDSPLSWMIWGDDHCDHELQTYVRRLLDVRQQLAVLFNPIRAHNEKKPIRSSDSNELWRQWHGVELSKPDWANWSHCLAMSLQQGHQGAVLWMGFNAYFKSMHFDLPEAASPWCRLIDTALPAGEDLPSHIERWTPSGVPLEARSLVVMVAQEYADRLSS comes from the coding sequence TTGAGCACGATCCATCGCGGCAGTCCCTGGCCACTAGGCAGCACGATCACACCTAGAGGTGTGAATTTTTCTGTTGCGGCGCCAACGGCCAATCGGCTCGAATTGCTGATCTTTTCCCATGCAGAGGCAACAGCACCCGAGCAGGTAATTGAGCTGTCGGAGCAGCATCGCTCAGCCAATTATTGGCATGTTGAGGTCGAAGGCCTTGGTGCCGGATGTTGCTACTGCTATCGGGTGTTTGGCCCCATTGAGCCGGGTGGCCATGGTTTTCGGCCCGCCAAGGTTCTTGTTGACCCGTGCGCCCGCGCCATTGATGGCTGGGACATTTATCAGCGCGCAGCCGCGACTGGTGCATCACCCAACTCCGATAGATGCTTGAAATCGGTGGTTTGCGAGCGAGATCCGTTCGATTTCCAAACCCATCCGCGGCCTCGCCATAGCTGGCAAGAGACCGTGATCTACGAACTCCACATCGGCGGGTTCACCAAACGCCCCAACAGCGGTGTCAGCCCAGATCGGCGCGGAACCTATTTAGGTGTGATCGAAAAGATCCCCTACCTAAAGGAGCTCGGGGTCACCACCATCGAACTGCTTCCGATCCAAGCCTTCGATCCCAACGACGCCCCCGCTGGACGGGACAACGTTTGGGGATATAGCCCTCTCAGTTGGTTTGCACCACATCACGAATACGCAGTGGGCTCGGATCCCCATTCGGCTCGAGACCAGGTGCGTGACCTCGTGGCGGCCTGCCATGACGCCGGCATAGAGGTCCTTTTGGATGTCGTTTACAACCACACCACTGAAGGGAACCGAAACGGTCCCACCTTGAGCTGGAGGGGGTTTGCCGATCGCAATTACTACCACCAGAGCGAGGCAGGTGAGTACATGGATGTGAGCGGATGTGGCAACAGCATTGCCGCAAACGACCCGCTCTCCAGACAACTCATTCTTGAATCACTTCGCTGCTGGGCCACGGAACTTGGCATCGACGGGTTCCGTTTCGATTTGGGAATTGCTCTCAGCCGCGGAGAGAAGCTGAAACCCCTGGAGAACCCTCCCTTGTTTGAAGCGATGGAAGCTGATCCGCAGCTGAGTGAACTCAAACTGGTGAGCGAGCCCTGGGATTGTGGAGGGCTGTACCGGCTGAGTGATTTTCCAGCCAAACGGATTGGCACCTGGAACGGACACTTCCGCGATGCATTGCGGAGCTTTTGGAAAGGGGATGAGGGCAGCACCTGGCCTCTCGGACAACGCTTCCGTGGCAGCCCCGATTTGTACAACGGAAAAGCGGCAAGCCTTGGTAGCTCAGTGAACCTGATTACGGCCCATGACGGCTTCAGCCTCTTGGACCTGGTGAGCTTCAACAACAAACACAACTTGGCCAATGGTGAAAACAACAGGGATGGTGAGAACCACAACAACAGTTGGAACCACGGTGTAGAAGGACCGAGCAGCGATCGCGCCATCGCTGCTCTGCGGCGGCGCCAACAACGCAATCTGCTCAGCACATTGCTGCTGAGTCGTGGTGTCCCGATGCTGCTGATGGGCGATGAAGTAGGGCGCAGTCAGGGAGGGAATAACAACACCTGGTGCCAGGACAGCCCTCTCAGCTGGATGATCTGGGGAGACGATCATTGCGATCACGAGTTGCAGACCTACGTGAGACGCCTACTCGATGTGCGCCAACAACTTGCTGTCTTGTTCAATCCGATCCGAGCTCACAACGAAAAGAAACCAATCCGATCAAGCGACTCAAACGAGTTGTGGCGTCAGTGGCACGGAGTAGAGCTCAGCAAGCCTGACTGGGCTAACTGGTCCCACTGTTTAGCGATGAGCCTGCAGCAAGGACATCAAGGTGCCGTTTTGTGGATGGGCTTCAACGCCTATTTCAAATCCATGCACTTCGACCTGCCGGAAGCAGCCTCTCCATGGTGTCGCTTGATCGATACAGCATTACCTGCTGGAGAAGATCTACCCAGCCACATCGAACGCTGGACTCCGTCTGGAGTTCCATTAGAAGCGCGCAGCCTCGTGGTGATGGTGGCTCAGGAGTACGCCGACCGACTGAGCTCTTGA
- a CDS encoding DNA recombination-mediator protein A, producing the protein MSLSRSLDLPALDRVDTLAQELALLQDKGKRRIAILGSRHVPVVAIHLVELIARSLAQEGHTLLTSGSQGVNAAVIRGVVAVDRERLTVLLPQSLDRQVPEIRDQLDQVLHLIEKPEHDDLPLPIASSLCNQEIINRCDQLICLAFHDSETLLASCRSAEDMGKVVSLLFFD; encoded by the coding sequence ATGTCATTGAGCCGCTCTCTTGATCTTCCTGCACTTGACAGGGTCGACACACTTGCCCAAGAACTTGCCCTTCTTCAGGACAAGGGGAAGCGGAGAATTGCAATTCTTGGCAGCCGCCACGTGCCCGTCGTCGCGATTCACTTAGTAGAACTAATTGCTCGGTCCCTGGCGCAAGAGGGGCATACGTTGCTGACCTCTGGCTCTCAGGGTGTGAACGCAGCCGTGATTCGGGGTGTTGTAGCCGTTGATCGAGAGCGACTGACCGTACTGCTCCCCCAGAGCCTCGATCGACAAGTCCCGGAAATTCGTGACCAGCTGGATCAAGTCCTCCATCTGATCGAAAAACCGGAGCATGATGATTTGCCACTCCCTATTGCCAGCAGTCTCTGCAACCAAGAAATCATTAACCGTTGTGATCAATTGATTTGTCTGGCGTTTCATGACAGCGAAACGCTTTTAGCGAGTTGCAGGAGCGCAGAAGACATGGGGAAAGTGGTCAGTCTTCTGTTCTTCGACTAA
- a CDS encoding chlorophyll a/b-binding protein: protein MDSSSQSQAVWFQDDASEKNSSRQFVAAELLNGRLAMLGFAIGLLTEALTGHGIVSQFTFGVLGIN from the coding sequence ATGGACTCCTCCTCTCAGTCCCAAGCCGTTTGGTTCCAGGATGACGCTTCAGAGAAAAATAGTTCTAGGCAATTTGTTGCGGCTGAGCTTCTCAACGGTCGCTTGGCCATGCTCGGATTTGCAATTGGTCTACTCACGGAAGCCTTGACAGGTCATGGCATTGTGAGTCAATTCACTTTTGGCGTTTTAGGGATTAACTGA
- a CDS encoding DUF3086 domain-containing protein, producing MPDDTDLTPQDHSGETAEASSPEPETPQSDDSAAETPADPGRDALIRLALTELQQRRDALQQDIDSLNQRKLQLEQEIAGTFVGQSDAIARRVKGFQEYLSGALQGMAQSVEQLELVSQPVVVQPSPLDQQAANGQEDANTADPTPAVADTFRPDEALIRASFERFTEQPDFYADPWKLRRSLDQSDIAVLEDWFFNQGGRGAQSSRGNRPRNVLIGSALIAILSDLYGDQFQTLVLAGQPERLGEWRRGLQDALGLGREDFGPNSGIVLFERGDALVERADRLEERGEVPLILIDAAERVVDIPVLQFPLWMAFAAGPGEIYDDDNELL from the coding sequence ATGCCTGACGACACCGATCTGACGCCCCAGGACCATTCCGGCGAGACGGCCGAAGCGTCGTCACCTGAACCTGAAACACCACAGAGCGACGATTCTGCAGCAGAAACACCTGCAGACCCAGGTCGCGATGCCTTGATCAGGCTCGCCCTGACCGAGCTGCAGCAACGCCGTGATGCATTGCAGCAAGACATCGATAGCCTTAACCAACGCAAACTGCAGCTTGAACAGGAGATTGCAGGAACCTTCGTTGGCCAATCCGATGCGATTGCTCGGCGCGTGAAGGGATTCCAGGAGTATCTGAGTGGTGCGCTTCAAGGCATGGCTCAGTCGGTTGAGCAGCTGGAGCTGGTGTCTCAGCCGGTGGTGGTGCAGCCCTCTCCTCTGGATCAACAGGCGGCCAACGGCCAGGAAGATGCCAATACGGCAGATCCCACACCAGCGGTTGCCGACACCTTCCGGCCCGATGAAGCGCTGATTCGCGCCAGCTTTGAGCGTTTTACCGAGCAGCCCGACTTTTATGCCGATCCATGGAAGCTGCGCCGCAGCCTTGACCAAAGCGATATCGCCGTCCTTGAAGACTGGTTTTTCAATCAGGGCGGACGGGGAGCCCAGTCCAGTCGTGGTAATCGCCCGCGCAACGTTTTGATCGGGAGTGCCCTGATCGCCATTCTCAGCGATCTTTATGGCGATCAATTCCAGACCCTTGTTTTGGCAGGGCAACCCGAGCGTCTTGGCGAATGGCGGCGTGGGTTGCAAGACGCCCTGGGATTAGGCCGTGAAGACTTTGGTCCCAACAGCGGCATCGTGCTGTTTGAACGGGGTGATGCCCTAGTGGAACGTGCCGACCGCCTGGAGGAACGCGGTGAAGTGCCGCTGATTTTGATTGATGCCGCTGAACGCGTCGTCGACATCCCTGTGCTTCAGTTTCCGCTGTGGATGGCCTTTGCGGCTGGCCCCGGTGAGATCTACGACGACGATAACGAACTGCTCTGA